One Engraulis encrasicolus isolate BLACKSEA-1 chromosome 4, IST_EnEncr_1.0, whole genome shotgun sequence genomic window, TAGGTGTCGCACCCTCTCCATATTTCCATTACTTCAGTCAGCGAAGAAGAAGCTGTCAGCTGACAGAGGAAAGCAAAGCAACTTCTACTGTCATCAAGAAGAAACTGCCAACATGGTATTTAATTGTCTGATGTTTCTCGCAAGTTTCTGATTATCTCAATGTTTCATGTGCTTTCTGTTAAGTTGTGACATTTGCTGCGTAATTCTACCTCGGAAAAGAAACGTTTGCCACCAAAGCGCACAGACTTTAGCATAGCTGTCTTGGTGCTAATCATTCATAGCATATGTACAAAGAATCTTCTTTGATATGAGCATGCTGTGTTTGCTTTGCATatgtatggcatgtgtgtgttcattgaacCCACCATTATAATGAGTTGAGTTTGTTCATGTAGCGATTCAGGTTTTGTGGTGATCTGGACTGTCCAGACTGGGTTCTTGCAGAAATCAGCACGCTGGCCAAATTGGTGAGTACTATTTCCACCACCACTTCcccacaaacacaagtgaattgtccaatgtttgaatgtttttatttgtcaATATTTTACCTTTCCGCTGGTTTGTGTATGCCATAATCTCTCAGTCTAGCGTAAAGATGAAGCTTCTCTGCGGTCAAGTGTTGAGAGATCTTCTGGAGGATGGCATCGACGTACGTGGatatttaataccatttttaaCACGTAGGCTACGTTTTTGTAATGTATTTACAATCGTGTATGTTCTGCTCCCCTTCACACCATATATTTTGTGGCATGAAGATGTAAgacttcaatttctttttttcagtatgacaaagttgaaaagttgacatCGGATGCCAAATTTGGTGAGAAAAAGAGGTCATTTTCTCCCCATCATGCTAAGATTACATAAACTAATCTGCACACATTTCAGTaattccatctttttttttcctctgatTATTTCACTATTAGAGGTTGGCGACATCAAAGCCAGTATTGCTGTTCTCAGTTTCATCCTCACCAGTGCGGCAAAGCATGATGTGGACAGCGAGTCCCTATCCAGTGAATTGCAGCAGCTGGGCTTGCCTAAAGGTATGATGAggccctgtcgtgccgaaaagcgagtacctgtcgtgccgaaaagcgagtccctgccagaacacgagtgccctcattgaaaccaatgacatttttggagAGAAAATTACAGAATTGCAGAATTAACTACATAATTGCAGAATTGCAGAATTAACTACATAATtaatgaactaaacatatgcttatgaaacattactcgtcttccacttaatatgagctatttgaatgaaaccgtaacatttgttatgacaattcttcgattattttatggaaataatactgaaattgtaaccagctctttgtggtacttccagaaggaatgcagatgctttattgataggctttccatcttaaattgtgtcggatttgtctgcaaaaatgggtaaaatgggtttccattggtttcaaagagggcactcgtgttctggcagggactcgcttttcggtaCGACATCCCCTCGGCCCTTTTGTAAAGAACTCATCACAGTATACTTGTGTAAAAGTGAAACACcacactagggttgccaactctcaatggaaaaaaaatacagaacacTTAATTGTTGTGGGGGTCTGGCCGTCCTCCCCCTGAAAACATTTTATTTCTTGGatgttatttcctgcattttatcgtcccatgtcctgtttcagctcaatacggaacccgtacttttatttctaaatacgggacgattccgtatttcaagggatggttggcaaccctacacacacccctAAAACAGGAATATAGTACTTACAAATCAGGCCGGAAATCCAGTCATGAAAAATTAAGTATTTATTTTTGtggtttaaaaaaacatttgctcTCCCTATCTGTGtatgacagtttgtgtgtgtttgatttccaGAGCACACCACAGGGTTATGCAAATCCTAcgaagacaaacacacagcactgcaGGACAAGCTGAGAGAGAGCAGTTTACGGCGTGAGTACACCATCTCACTCAATAAGAATGATGATGTGCTGATGCTGTGTAGACTTAAAATCATCATTTTCGAAGAGTGATGTCTACCTAACAGTAGTTCCAGTTAACCAGACAACATAATCTCAAGCATTTCGAATAGTGTCCTTGATGCTCTaacaaaacctctctctctctctctctctctctctctctctctctctctctctctctctctctctctctcactttctttccctGTCCCCtactgtgcatctgtctgtctcagttttcctccctccttttctgtctttctctccctctctctcattctgcttGCCTtgaatccctctctctttctcactcactcactcactcactcactcacactctctctctgaccccctctCACCCGTGtattactccctctctctttctctatctttctccttgtcttctctctctctctttctcactcactcactcactcactcactcactcacactctctctcgctctctctctctctctgaccccctctCACCCGTGtattactccctctctctttctctatctttcttgccttgtctctctctctctctctctctctctctctctctctctctctctctctctctctctctctctctctctgactctctgtctctctctcctcagtgagTCGCCTGGAGTCTGTGTCGTGGAGGGTGGACTACACGCTGAGCTCCAGTGAGCTGAAGGAGGTGAATGAGCCCAGTGTGCAGCTGCGTCTGCAGGCCCAGCAGTCGGAGTCTGGCTCCTCAGAGACCACCGTAGTGTCCATCACGGCAGACAAGTTCAGAGTGCTCCTGACAGGTCAGCATTTGTTGTGTCACCACATTGGGTACATTTGGGTGGACAGATATTCAGCAAGCTCAGAATTTCAAAGCACACTTTCTGTCAGGAATGCCatttcatgacctgatttatcaAGACATGCTTCTTCTGATGAattcatactgtatactgtatttaaaataaatattccTGTACATTCAATTGTGTGTGAACTATATAGGCCAATGGGGCTCTAATTAATGTTTTCCTCTATTGTTTAAtgctaggcgagtacatttagggtttaaccccaaaaaaattgatacaaaaggtttttttatggattctattactattggacctgctaaatgacatactaaaaatctagtaaaatctgactttgggaaatgagttttttcaacatagctgccataggcttattataagggtcaagagacactccaggtgaataggccaaaaaatgtagcttgccgatatcaccatgaaacttaatccagtgattactcacatatttgtgagaaaaaaatgtattgcaagttttctgaaatgttatgttttaatatggtaattggactatatctaattaaatatgcattacatttcaaaatgcaaaaactcaaaatctgaaaaagccaagctcaaaattactcttttattttgtttctagtaagccagaagatatcttcagaagagattatggacatctctttttgttttgtagtaaatctaaaaaatctttgtgcagactcaccagctagcattttttttttcaaaacatgattatttaacatctctcttagataaataattgagttttatgtttctcaagttcttcaagacattctttgagtctggtggtatcattcttagcatgtatcaagggcaaggtcagctgtcctcaaatcatagcctctccacagaggtgtcctaaggaatggtgctgggactcctatttgccatgtacaccacatcactgggccatgttatctgttctcacagcttctcatactactgttacaccgatgaagcacagttactttgtgccagatgactccacggtcacacacatttccacttgcctctctgaactatccacaagtatgaaggaatgcaaccttcagttgagcctcgcccaaatgcactgctggtgatcccagccaaagatttaggttgccatgatatcgaactcaatatggattctgctactgttgcctcaaataaggccacaagaaatctaagtgtcattgttgatgaccatatCATTCTTTGACCACATAGCCttgtttcccagtcatgtcctctttttcatgccctaattgaatacaaggccctgacccttgcctatgaagctacaacaggccctactctggcttacccgaaagctatgctaaagccctatgtcctttcaggacattgtctccagtaccaaccgtttcaccttgccctctacttacacaccatgattcatcactgatgatgtgccctgacaaacaacacatggatattaccatagcagtagtgtctctgtatccacccaaacagcactccaaacaaacagatcctgaaaacatgttagttcatgccaatgtaattatcatgtagtaacctttattttaaaaaactttgatcttgaaaatgacacctttcctgaagttagattttcctagatttttagtatgttagtaaggacagctggatgtattgaaatcagttgaaaaaccttttgtataaattttttgggggtttggtgcattttggccatagatgtactcgactatgcCACCACGAGCTCAACATGAAAGTTCCGCAGATCGCCCCTTGCAGTTTTGTCAATATTTCACTGTACACATGCGTCTGTGTACATTTTGACTGATTCTCTACCGCACGCAAAATGTACATAAAATTCGCACGGTAGTGCGTTCATGCACCAGCACATGTATCCTGCAGAAAGGATGTCCTCGTCCTATTGGGTGGGAGGGTTGCTCACGAGGTGAGGGTTGTACAATAAAATAGATTTTTTTCCATGCAGACTAATACTGGTGCCTGTGTGATAATGTGTCTTTATGGCACATGTGTTTTTGGCATGAATCTTAActattgtgatgatgatgaggaacatggtggtgatgatgatgatgatgatgatgatgatcacaaTATTCATGGCAACTAGTGTTCTCCACATTTCAGCCATGCTGCTGTGCATAATATTCTGTTCTGGTTTTTTACCCCCAGAACTCAAGCAAGCCCAGGGCATGATGAATGCCCTTCAGTGACCTACCGAAGAAATGTATGAATGAAGAGCTGTTCTCTCTTTCACATGGTATGTCAATGGAGACTGCCCCACTCGACTGTCATGCAGTATAGGAAGAGATTCGTTGTAAAgtgccattttttgacttttgcattttagtattggaaatgactgtttggATGGGAATTCATGGGAATTCATGTCCAATACAAAATGGATatggtcattttgcaacaa contains:
- the commd4 gene encoding COMM domain-containing protein 4, translating into MRFRFCGDLDCPDWVLAEISTLAKLSSVKMKLLCGQVLRDLLEDGIDYDKVEKLTSDAKFEVGDIKASIAVLSFILTSAAKHDVDSESLSSELQQLGLPKEHTTGLCKSYEDKHTALQDKLRESSLRLSRLESVSWRVDYTLSSSELKEVNEPSVQLRLQAQQSESGSSETTVVSITADKFRVLLTELKQAQGMMNALQ